A region from the Variovorax paradoxus genome encodes:
- a CDS encoding ABC transporter permease has translation MGQEKDVLPLGALVNDGVKLLLSRGAGVFDAVGHVVEAFAGRVESAFVALPFWLVLLAVVAVGTWRLKWRFGLFAFASLMVIRLTGFWDQTMVTLALVFSATLISLFVGVPLGILCARSDRFNALLRPMLDFMQTMPAFVYLIPAAMLFGLGRVPGILATVVFAMPPVVRLTALGIRQVNPEQVEAGKAFGCTSLQLLWKVQLPIALPTLMAGVNQTIMMALSMVIIASMVGAGGLGNDVLSSIQRLDIGLGFESGLSVVLLAIILDRLTESFGTRHRDG, from the coding sequence ATGGGCCAAGAAAAGGACGTGCTGCCGCTGGGCGCACTGGTGAACGACGGCGTCAAGCTGCTGCTGAGCCGCGGGGCGGGCGTGTTCGATGCGGTCGGCCACGTCGTCGAGGCCTTCGCGGGCCGGGTCGAGTCCGCCTTCGTGGCACTGCCCTTCTGGCTGGTGCTGCTGGCCGTGGTGGCCGTGGGCACGTGGCGGCTGAAGTGGCGCTTCGGGCTGTTCGCCTTTGCCAGCCTGATGGTGATCCGCCTCACCGGCTTCTGGGACCAGACCATGGTGACCCTGGCCCTGGTCTTCTCCGCGACGCTCATCAGCCTGTTCGTGGGCGTGCCGCTCGGCATCCTGTGCGCGCGCAGCGACCGCTTCAACGCCCTGCTGCGCCCGATGCTGGACTTCATGCAGACCATGCCGGCCTTCGTCTACCTGATCCCGGCCGCCATGCTGTTCGGGCTGGGCCGCGTGCCGGGCATCCTGGCCACCGTGGTGTTCGCGATGCCGCCGGTGGTGCGACTCACCGCGCTGGGCATCCGCCAGGTCAATCCGGAACAGGTCGAGGCGGGCAAGGCCTTCGGCTGCACATCGCTGCAGCTGCTGTGGAAGGTGCAACTTCCCATCGCGCTGCCCACGCTGATGGCCGGTGTCAACCAGACCATCATGATGGCGCTGTCGATGGTGATCATCGCCTCGATGGTCGGCGCGGGCGGCCTGGGCAACGACGTGCTCTCGAGCATCCAGCGCCTGGACATCGGCCTGGGCTTCGAGAGCGGCCTGTCGGTGGTGCTGCTGGCGATCATCCTGGATCGCCTGACCGAGAGCTTCGGCACGCGGCACCGGGACGGCTGA
- a CDS encoding porin — MISFRRIAIPATALLFASAAVHAQSSVVISGLFDIGVFRDFNRTNNVGTIQRSNIAFSGTEDLGGGLAATFKLSHRFEGDTGRPEGEGSKPYWQGESTVGLKGAWGSVRLGRALDAVWANDWAYDPWYNFNRIASPAWQYWHYNYSSSRTSNNGSPEYGRLANGVFYDSPVFGGFSFHYSGAFEKSDAAGAGRGHNNGLSLNYDQGPVSMMAATSKNSNNDTVTFLGAKYTIGSLSLMGAYDRSKFEAAVDSIAKAYTVGASYTIGAAVLKASYGQLKVDGARSRFLGLGADYLLSKRTSLYASAGRNKPDNSSGTTAYGVGIAHSF; from the coding sequence ATGATCTCGTTCAGGCGCATTGCCATTCCAGCCACGGCACTTCTGTTCGCAAGCGCGGCGGTCCACGCCCAATCGTCGGTCGTCATCTCGGGCTTGTTCGACATCGGTGTGTTCCGGGACTTCAACCGGACGAACAACGTCGGCACCATCCAGCGCAGCAACATCGCATTCAGCGGCACCGAGGATCTCGGCGGCGGCCTGGCCGCCACCTTCAAGCTGTCGCACCGATTCGAAGGCGACACCGGACGGCCCGAGGGAGAGGGCTCCAAGCCCTACTGGCAAGGCGAATCGACCGTCGGGCTCAAAGGCGCCTGGGGCAGCGTGCGCCTCGGGCGTGCGCTCGATGCGGTGTGGGCCAATGACTGGGCCTACGACCCCTGGTACAACTTCAACCGTATCGCGTCGCCGGCGTGGCAGTACTGGCACTACAACTACTCGAGCAGCCGCACCAGCAACAACGGCTCTCCCGAGTACGGACGGCTCGCCAACGGCGTCTTCTACGACTCGCCCGTCTTTGGCGGCTTCAGCTTCCACTACAGCGGCGCATTCGAAAAATCCGACGCGGCCGGTGCGGGCCGCGGCCACAACAACGGCCTCTCGCTCAACTACGACCAGGGCCCCGTCTCGATGATGGCGGCCACCTCGAAGAACAGCAACAACGACACGGTCACCTTTCTCGGCGCCAAGTACACCATCGGATCCCTCTCGCTGATGGGCGCCTACGACCGGAGCAAGTTCGAAGCGGCGGTCGACTCCATTGCCAAGGCCTACACCGTGGGCGCGAGCTACACGATCGGCGCCGCGGTGCTCAAGGCCAGCTACGGCCAGCTCAAGGTGGACGGCGCCAGATCGCGCTTCCTCGGGCTCGGCGCCGACTACCTGTTGTCGAAGCGGACCAGCCTCTACGCGAGCGCGGGCCGCAACAAGCCCGACAACAGCAGCGGCACGACGGCCTATGGCGTCGGCATCGCCCACAGCTTCTGA
- a CDS encoding BCCT family transporter produces the protein MKQRVDRGVFWAAAALSIGFVAWGAIAPKQMAAQSQALLNAIIDGFGWSFVVSTAFFLIFSLFLAFSRFGHIRLGQDDEKPEFKTSSWIAMMFSVGMGIGLMFWGVAEPITHFATPPHGLAAPHSRAAAQLAMEYSYFHWAFHPWAIYAVVGLVIGYFTFRKGMPNLISSAFTPLIGEAGVRGPIGKAIDVLAVLATMFGTATSLGLGAQQINSGLNHLWKIGESNAIALTIIAVMTVLFILSAVSGVGKGVQFLSNVNMVVAVLLLLFLAAVGPTVFIVNTMVASLGDYLRELIPMSFRTAAFSDGKWLGSWTIFYWAWWISWAPFVGTFIARISRGRTIREFIIGVLFIPSGVTMVWFSVMGGAALYAELAGAGGIAAAVKDQGPAVALFVLLGQYPAATLTSSVAMFLVGVFFISGADAGAIVMGMLCAKGELTPPRGLVILWGVLAGAAASVLLVMGGLGGLQTAAVIVAAPFLVVMAGLCIALWVALLDDLEGRPLRQRLRGSGVAVPSTGTKPARSG, from the coding sequence ATGAAACAACGAGTGGACAGGGGTGTGTTCTGGGCCGCCGCGGCCCTGTCGATCGGGTTCGTGGCGTGGGGCGCGATCGCGCCCAAGCAGATGGCGGCGCAATCGCAGGCGCTGCTGAACGCAATCATCGATGGCTTCGGCTGGTCCTTCGTCGTCAGCACCGCCTTCTTCCTCATCTTCTCGCTGTTCCTTGCGTTCAGCCGCTTCGGCCATATCCGCCTTGGACAGGACGACGAAAAGCCCGAGTTCAAGACCTCGTCCTGGATCGCGATGATGTTCAGCGTCGGCATGGGCATCGGGCTGATGTTCTGGGGTGTGGCCGAGCCGATCACGCACTTCGCGACACCGCCGCACGGCCTGGCAGCGCCCCACTCGCGCGCCGCCGCGCAGCTGGCAATGGAGTACTCGTACTTCCACTGGGCCTTCCATCCGTGGGCGATCTACGCGGTGGTCGGCCTCGTGATCGGCTACTTCACGTTCCGCAAGGGCATGCCGAACCTGATCTCGAGCGCGTTCACGCCGCTGATCGGCGAAGCGGGCGTGCGCGGACCGATCGGCAAGGCAATCGATGTGCTGGCGGTGCTGGCAACGATGTTCGGTACCGCGACCTCGCTCGGCCTGGGCGCGCAGCAGATCAACAGCGGCCTGAACCATCTCTGGAAGATCGGCGAGTCCAACGCCATCGCGCTGACCATCATCGCGGTGATGACAGTGTTGTTCATCCTGTCGGCGGTTTCGGGCGTCGGCAAGGGCGTGCAGTTCCTCAGCAATGTGAACATGGTGGTGGCGGTGCTGCTGCTGCTGTTTCTCGCTGCGGTCGGACCGACGGTCTTCATCGTCAATACGATGGTCGCGTCGCTCGGCGACTACCTGCGCGAGCTGATCCCAATGTCGTTCCGCACCGCCGCGTTCAGCGACGGCAAGTGGCTTGGCAGCTGGACGATTTTCTACTGGGCCTGGTGGATCTCCTGGGCGCCCTTCGTCGGTACCTTCATCGCGCGCATCTCGCGCGGCCGCACCATCCGCGAGTTCATCATCGGCGTGCTGTTCATCCCGAGCGGCGTCACGATGGTGTGGTTTTCGGTCATGGGTGGCGCGGCACTGTACGCCGAGCTCGCGGGCGCCGGCGGCATCGCCGCAGCGGTGAAGGACCAGGGCCCGGCCGTGGCGCTGTTCGTGCTGCTCGGGCAATACCCGGCGGCGACGCTGACCTCGTCCGTCGCGATGTTTCTGGTCGGCGTGTTCTTCATCTCGGGCGCCGATGCCGGCGCGATCGTGATGGGAATGCTGTGCGCGAAGGGCGAGCTGACGCCGCCGCGCGGCCTGGTGATCCTGTGGGGCGTGCTCGCCGGTGCAGCCGCGTCGGTGCTGCTCGTGATGGGCGGACTCGGCGGGCTGCAGACCGCAGCGGTCATCGTCGCCGCGCCTTTCCTGGTGGTGATGGCGGGGCTGTGCATCGCGTTGTGGGTGGCCCTGCTCGACGATCTCGAGGGGCGGCCGCTGCGCCAGCGGCTGCGCGGCAGCGGTGTCGCGGTGCCGAGCACGGGAACGAAGCCGGCGCGCTCGGGCTGA